In Micropterus dolomieu isolate WLL.071019.BEF.003 ecotype Adirondacks linkage group LG09, ASM2129224v1, whole genome shotgun sequence, the DNA window tgtcaacaaatctcatAAAAAGACCAAGACCAACAGTTTTGCAGTGTCTGTGGCATTCAGCCCCAAGCCCATTCTTTCCTACTCAAGAAAGACAGGTCACAAGTATTGTTTAATTCTCTGAAAAGGCAAAACAATTTCCAAAAGCAGATAGGCACTGTAgtcagcctggaccctcaccagtttgctttcagaaacaatagacacacagaggatgccatctcccctgccctccactcagccctcacacaccttgacaaaaacaacacctacatcagaatgatGTGTGTTGATTTCTGCTCAGcgttcaacacaatctcccccatgaaactgatcagcaaacatAGCACTCTGGGCTTGagtacaacactctgcaactggatattggacttcctcacaagcAGACCCCAGATAATTCGGATTGGCGGTTACCCCCCTCCTCTTCATGCTGTACCCACAACTGTTTTccccgacatggagagagcTCTGTCGGGAAGTTTGTGGACAACACCGCCATCATCGGTCAGATTTTTAACaatgatgagacttcatatcaaGAAATCTCACATCTCTAAGAGGCATTAAAAAGTTgtctttgaaaaaaataaagctcAAAAACAGCTGTATTTATTAAGCAAAATTCCTAAACCAAGTTCTTGTTAACTTTTACAATacaaaacatcactaactgTTATGCTTCGTTCACCCTCAGCACTGCGCTGtgcaaaatagttttatttctatgactCATTATATTCAACCATCTACTGTTTatcatttgtgattaaaaaaaatatattgttgacaacaaaaatatagaatatcactaGAAATGTGCTTTAATGTTAGTGTAGTATGAATAGATGTCTGGTAATAGTAcacatgtttgtatgtgtttttgcatgtgtgatGAGATGCCATCTGGGCGTACAGCGGAGGTGAGCTGACAGTGACGGGTCCCACTGCCACAGCAGGCATATTCTCCACCTACCCAGCTGACTACCTCAGTGTGTGGGGAGGGGTTGTGGACCAGGTCAGATACAGTCACTCCCATCAGGGTGAAGtaattttaaatgtcacttGAATCTGTCGAGCCAAAACACCAAAACTCAGTCAGGTTTGAACATCATAAGTTATGTACTGGAACTTGATCTCACCACTATGCACACCAGTTCCAGTGTGTGAATACTTTGGCCCTGTTATTCAGGTGATAGGCACAGCTgcgctgctgctgtgtgtcctGGCACTCGGGGACCAGAAAAACAGCTCCCTCCCTGACTGTCTTCAGCCTGTACTGGTAGGCGCAGCAGTGCTGGTTATTGGCATCTCAATGGGCTCCAACAGCGGCTATGCCCTCAACCCGGCAAGGGATTTTGGGCCTAGATTGTTCACGTACATCGCCGGCTGGGGAGTGGATGTTTTCAAGTTAGTCGTTTTTGGTATTACAAGTATTTAAACAATGGAATTAGCACTTTGTTGCCCCGCGTTAATGGATTTATTGATTGATATCAAGTCTGATTGTTATGTCACCCTATTGTTTTGCAGGGCTGGAGGTGGTTGGTGGTGGGTACCAATAGTGGCTCCATGTGTCGGGGCAATGCTGGGAACATTGATGTACGAGCTGATGATTGAAGTCCACCATCCTCCCTGGCAGGAGGCTACAGAGGGGAGAACAGGGCTCGAGCTGGAGGACCTGGAGGCAGACTGTGAAAAACCCAGTACTAAAATGTAGTGGTAAAAtgacatacagtgaggaaaataagtatttgaacaccctgctcttttgcaagttctcccacttagaaatcatggaggggtctgaaattgtcatcgtaggtgcatgtccactgtgagagacaatctaaaaaaaaatatccagaaatcacaatgtatgattttttaactatttatttgtaggatacagctgcaaataagtatttgaacacctgagaaaatcaatgttaatatttggtacagtagcctttgtttgcaattacagaggtcaaatgtttcctgtagtttttcaccaggtttgcacacactg includes these proteins:
- the aqp10b gene encoding LOW QUALITY PROTEIN: aquaporin-10b (The sequence of the model RefSeq protein was modified relative to this genomic sequence to represent the inferred CDS: inserted 2 bases in 1 codon; deleted 2 bases in 1 codon), coding for MKGQTLLSKRQADCAVLCGSDPPDDSVPTLNVHLWLDGAEXMERLLRKCQIRNKLVRECMAECLGVYVLILFGCGSVAQVTTTQDKKGQYLSINLGFALGVTFGVFVSRGVSGAHLNPAVSLSLCMLGRHPWIKLPFYVFFQVFGAFLAAATVGLQYYDAIWAYSGGELTVTGPTATAGIFSTYPADYLSVWGGVVDQVIGTAALLLCVLALGDQKNSSLPDCLQPVLVGAAVLVIGISMGSNSGYALNPARDFGPRLFTYIAGWGVDVFKAGGGWWWVPIVAPCVGAMLGTLMYELMIEVHHPPWQEATEGRTGLELEDLEADCEKPSTKM